In one window of Leptospira sp. WS92.C1 DNA:
- a CDS encoding ATP-binding protein — protein sequence MGRDLKDLEHSKELYEILVNQVSDSILVTDANLEYPGPTIIFANPAFCKMTGYELPELIGKTPRILQGPLTQRTLIQDLRKSLSQGGNFFGETVNYKKDGTSYNVELHISAIRDLQGKPIYYISIQRDITEKVKKGEFATRRLRLEMGITAATQILLSTSTELKILKYAMEQFLVFVDSERLYLFQNSPDENSADLYLEVLDPSRDSSKVEMIKKISYNEDHIRWKKIFLSGGYLQGNELDFSESERTFFEKRKIRSITLIPLFVSNRWFGFAGFENFKTTQVVKEEIFTIRTFIDLISVFLERKNILEELKIHREKLEVLVNHRTEELILQKEKAEKASRAKSEFLANMSHELRTPLNSIIGFSKLMHLPKEMERENQYKDLIFHSGVHLLNIINDILDLSRIEAGKLVLNRSDFDLKELISTSIQMISGEAITKRIRIGFQTIPEDGDFEIHADSKRIRQVLLNLLGNSIKFTKPPGDVTVFLQRVAEGDFEFSVQDSGIGIPEEETQKIFETFYQIKGENRGAFEGSGLGLSIVKKIVDAHQGSIRVESSSGKGSKFSILLPNPAAESRTASFETAQIMEVERPYPVELLTSPILIAVKDRIYDTAVVRYFQNQSQRYISIQNMKDFYKNGQKKLDSYTILLYDSLLLWEETEEVQSLRNWLQEVPKNRSLVLLETADIPLPFRENLLPFFPDYTIQNPFSLDKLKSILIEIQKERALGSRVEKET from the coding sequence GTGGGACGAGATCTGAAAGATTTGGAACATTCAAAAGAACTGTATGAGATTCTTGTAAATCAGGTTTCAGATTCTATTTTAGTGACCGATGCGAATTTGGAGTATCCGGGACCTACGATTATTTTTGCCAATCCTGCGTTTTGCAAAATGACAGGATACGAGTTGCCCGAATTGATCGGCAAAACGCCTCGAATCCTGCAAGGTCCTCTCACACAGCGTACGTTGATACAGGATTTAAGGAAATCTCTTTCCCAAGGAGGGAATTTTTTCGGGGAAACGGTCAATTATAAAAAAGACGGAACCTCATACAACGTGGAATTGCATATATCTGCGATTCGCGATCTTCAAGGAAAGCCGATCTATTATATTTCGATTCAAAGAGATATCACCGAAAAAGTTAAAAAAGGAGAATTTGCAACCAGGCGTCTTCGCCTGGAAATGGGAATTACCGCTGCCACTCAGATATTGCTCTCCACTTCGACGGAACTCAAAATTCTAAAATATGCGATGGAACAGTTTTTGGTGTTTGTAGATTCCGAAAGACTCTATCTATTTCAAAATTCTCCTGATGAAAATTCGGCGGATCTTTATCTGGAAGTTCTTGATCCGTCTCGCGATTCTTCAAAGGTGGAAATGATCAAAAAAATTTCTTACAACGAAGATCATATTCGATGGAAAAAAATATTTTTATCGGGAGGATATTTACAAGGGAATGAATTGGATTTTTCAGAAAGCGAAAGAACGTTTTTTGAAAAAAGAAAAATCCGTTCGATCACACTGATTCCTCTCTTTGTAAGCAATCGATGGTTTGGTTTTGCCGGATTTGAAAACTTTAAAACCACCCAAGTGGTAAAAGAGGAAATTTTTACGATCCGAACTTTTATCGATTTGATCAGTGTTTTTTTGGAAAGAAAAAATATATTAGAAGAATTGAAAATACATAGAGAAAAACTCGAGGTCTTGGTAAATCATAGAACGGAAGAATTGATTTTACAAAAAGAAAAAGCCGAAAAAGCGAGTCGCGCAAAGTCAGAATTTTTAGCAAACATGAGTCACGAACTCAGAACTCCGTTAAATTCCATAATAGGGTTTTCAAAACTCATGCATCTTCCCAAAGAAATGGAGCGGGAAAATCAGTATAAGGATCTGATCTTTCATTCCGGTGTTCATCTATTGAATATCATCAACGATATTCTGGATCTATCTAGGATCGAAGCGGGAAAACTGGTTCTCAATCGTTCGGACTTCGATCTGAAGGAATTAATTTCCACTTCCATTCAAATGATTTCCGGAGAAGCGATTACTAAACGAATTCGAATCGGATTTCAAACGATTCCGGAGGACGGCGATTTTGAAATCCATGCGGATTCGAAACGAATCAGACAGGTTCTTCTTAATCTTTTGGGGAATTCAATTAAATTTACGAAACCTCCGGGAGATGTAACCGTTTTTTTGCAAAGGGTCGCAGAAGGAGATTTTGAATTTTCGGTTCAGGATTCGGGAATTGGAATTCCGGAGGAAGAAACTCAGAAAATTTTTGAAACTTTCTATCAGATCAAAGGAGAAAACCGGGGGGCTTTTGAGGGAAGCGGATTAGGGCTTTCAATCGTAAAAAAAATCGTCGATGCGCATCAAGGCTCGATTCGGGTAGAGAGTAGCTCTGGTAAAGGAAGTAAATTTTCGATTCTGCTTCCAAATCCGGCTGCGGAATCCCGAACAGCCTCTTTCGAAACAGCGCAGATCATGGAGGTGGAACGCCCGTATCCGGTCGAACTACTCACATCTCCTATTTTAATCGCGGTCAAGGACAGAATCTATGACACAGCGGTCGTCCGTTACTTTCAAAATCAGTCTCAAAGATATATTTCAATTCAGAATATGAAAGATTTTTATAAAAATGGACAAAAAAAACTCGATTCTTACACCATTTTGCTATATGATTCACTTCTTTTGTGGGAAGAAACAGAGGAGGTCCAGTCTTTGCGGAACTGGCTCCAAGAGGTTCCTAAAAATCGTAGTTTAGTTCTTTTGGAAACTGCAGACATTCCTCTCCCTTTTCGAGAGAATCTGCTTCCTTTTTTTCCGGATTATACGATTCAGAACCCCTTTTCACTGGATAAATTAAAATCAATACTCATTGAAATTCAAAAGGAGAGAGCCCTTGGAAGTAGAGTTGAAAAAGAAACATAA
- the ispH gene encoding 4-hydroxy-3-methylbut-2-enyl diphosphate reductase — MLEKIYLANPRGFCAGVKYAISYVEQVQANAAEQIYVRKEIVHNRRVVEDMKKRGILFINDLDEAPDGATVVFSAHGVAPSVVEAAKNRGMKIGDATCPLVTRVHRKARKIRDTHQIIYIGHEGHDEAIGTMGEAEMFLVESPEDVVALKNKINPDKPLTYLMQTTLSVADTRSVVDQISNTFPFVEHPAKDDICYATTERQEAVSQMMDIIDAMLVIGADNSSNSLRLLQLAQKSKPHSFKVTGADDLSKDYIQNNKIQILGLTAGASTPQVLVDEIISKLKTFYPNANVELFPGSREDSMNFKLPSNLLA, encoded by the coding sequence ATGTTAGAAAAAATCTATTTAGCCAATCCCAGAGGATTTTGCGCCGGCGTGAAATATGCGATTTCTTACGTGGAACAGGTTCAGGCTAATGCAGCGGAACAGATCTACGTTCGCAAAGAGATCGTTCACAATCGAAGAGTTGTGGAAGACATGAAAAAAAGAGGAATTTTATTTATCAACGACCTCGACGAAGCTCCGGACGGAGCCACGGTTGTATTTTCAGCTCACGGGGTTGCCCCTTCCGTAGTAGAGGCCGCAAAAAATCGAGGAATGAAGATCGGAGATGCGACTTGTCCTTTGGTGACAAGAGTACACAGAAAGGCGAGAAAGATCCGGGATACACATCAAATCATTTATATCGGCCATGAGGGACACGACGAGGCGATTGGAACTATGGGCGAAGCAGAAATGTTCTTGGTAGAATCTCCAGAAGACGTAGTCGCACTCAAAAATAAGATCAATCCGGACAAGCCGTTGACGTATTTGATGCAGACCACCCTTTCTGTGGCGGATACAAGAAGTGTTGTCGATCAGATTTCAAATACGTTTCCATTTGTGGAACATCCAGCAAAGGATGATATTTGTTATGCGACCACCGAAAGACAAGAAGCGGTATCCCAGATGATGGATATCATAGACGCGATGCTTGTGATCGGTGCTGATAATAGTTCCAATTCTTTGAGACTTTTGCAGCTCGCCCAAAAATCAAAACCTCATTCCTTTAAAGTAACCGGAGCCGACGATCTTTCCAAAGACTACATTCAAAATAATAAGATTCAAATTTTAGGTCTGACAGCAGGAGCTTCTACCCCTCAGGTTCTTGTGGATGAGATCATTTCAAAATTAAAAACCTTCTATCCGAATGCGAATGTAGAATTGTTTCCTGGTTCCAGAGAGGATTCCATGAACTTTAAACTTCCTTCGAATTTGCTCGCATAG
- a CDS encoding flagellin — protein MIINHNISAIFAHRTLKFNSENMGKDIEKLSSGMRINRAGDDASGLAVSEKMRTQILGLRRAEMNTEDGMSLIQTTEGYLQETHEIVQRIRVLAVQAANGIYTEEDRQQIQVEVSQLVDEIDRIASQAEFNKMKLLTGAFARLNPTASMWFHMGANMHQRERVYIETMNTAALGLRNPTVLTFISLSTAGKANSVIGLADDALRSISKQRADLGAYYNRLEHAAKGLMNAYENIQAAESRIRDTDMAEQMTSFTRYQILTQAATAMLAQANMKPQTVLQLLK, from the coding sequence ATGATTATCAACCATAATATCAGTGCCATTTTCGCGCACAGAACGTTGAAGTTCAATAGCGAAAACATGGGTAAGGACATTGAGAAATTGTCCTCCGGAATGAGAATCAACCGCGCTGGCGATGATGCTTCCGGTCTTGCAGTGTCCGAAAAAATGAGAACCCAAATTTTGGGTCTCAGAAGAGCGGAAATGAACACTGAAGATGGTATGTCTCTAATCCAGACTACTGAAGGATATCTCCAGGAAACTCATGAGATCGTTCAGAGAATCCGGGTTCTGGCTGTCCAAGCTGCAAACGGTATTTATACCGAAGAAGACAGACAACAGATCCAGGTGGAAGTTTCCCAGTTGGTCGATGAGATCGACCGGATCGCTTCTCAAGCCGAATTCAATAAAATGAAACTCCTTACAGGAGCTTTTGCAAGGTTGAATCCGACTGCGAGTATGTGGTTCCATATGGGTGCAAACATGCACCAGAGAGAAAGAGTTTACATTGAAACGATGAATACGGCGGCATTGGGTCTTAGAAACCCGACCGTTTTAACGTTTATTTCTCTTTCTACTGCAGGTAAGGCTAACTCGGTGATCGGACTGGCTGACGACGCGCTTCGTTCCATCTCTAAACAGAGAGCGGACTTGGGTGCGTATTACAACCGTCTGGAACACGCCGCTAAGGGTCTCATGAACGCTTATGAGAACATCCAGGCTGCGGAATCCAGAATCCGTGACACCGATATGGCCGAACAAATGACCAGCTTTACGCGTTATCAGATCCTGACTCAGGCTGCTACCGCAATGCTGGCCCAGGCCAATATGAAACCGCAAACGGTTCTCCAGTTACTGAAGTAA
- a CDS encoding TolC family protein, with translation MSSLQIYLIILLFYFSFPIIGEGKDVHSVLELIAKEHPEAKSLGHLTHSHQSHTEASGILPDPRIGVAYRNFPTRNGYALNDRPLDTPTMTGVEVSLSQEFPFPGKLGSEQKISKYMEKEAGFSYLSGINRLLGDLLSKLNQYQRLQNKKILNGKIVQILSAQKNISESYYSSGNISLAGSLKATVAKTESFEKETEYDTNLKDLSSQLGYFQIEEKLTFSDLSSLNLEEYFQKNEFRILGLQGSLESFATENPEYKSFLTIEKRLKESAKLSKLSLLPETEVFVSYMNRRNQNFAIDRGPLDYRVMDTTEYRGDLFSFGINVRIPVWSALKWQSITGQYEREADAGKESAEKVKSQVISELHRNVELIRGYEKQIEILQKKLIPELERVVRANASLYVPGKASPQDILITQVEVINAQIRKEDLIERKNESILNVLRILSQIYTDPREGSHLGHENKGARL, from the coding sequence ATGAGTTCTCTACAGATTTATCTTATCATTCTTCTATTCTATTTTTCCTTTCCGATCATTGGAGAAGGAAAAGACGTGCACTCAGTTTTGGAACTGATTGCAAAAGAACACCCCGAGGCAAAGTCCCTCGGACATTTGACACACTCGCATCAATCGCATACGGAAGCCTCTGGAATTCTTCCAGATCCTAGGATCGGTGTCGCCTACCGTAACTTTCCTACCCGAAACGGTTACGCTCTCAACGACAGACCTTTGGATACTCCGACGATGACGGGAGTCGAGGTTTCTCTTTCTCAAGAATTTCCGTTTCCGGGAAAGTTAGGATCCGAACAAAAAATTTCTAAATACATGGAGAAAGAAGCGGGCTTTAGTTATCTTTCCGGGATCAATCGGCTTTTGGGAGATCTTCTCTCCAAACTCAATCAATATCAAAGACTTCAGAACAAAAAAATCTTAAACGGAAAGATTGTGCAAATTCTTTCGGCGCAGAAGAATATTTCGGAAAGTTACTATTCTTCCGGAAATATTTCCCTCGCAGGAAGCCTCAAAGCCACGGTCGCCAAAACCGAATCCTTTGAAAAAGAGACCGAATACGATACGAATCTAAAAGACCTTTCATCCCAGTTGGGTTACTTTCAAATCGAAGAGAAACTTACCTTTTCCGATCTTTCTTCTCTGAATCTCGAAGAATACTTTCAGAAAAACGAATTTAGAATTCTGGGTTTGCAGGGCTCTTTAGAATCCTTTGCGACCGAAAATCCGGAATACAAATCTTTTCTTACGATTGAAAAAAGACTCAAAGAATCCGCGAAGCTGAGCAAACTTTCCCTCCTCCCGGAGACGGAAGTTTTTGTTTCGTATATGAACCGGAGAAACCAAAACTTCGCGATCGATCGTGGTCCTCTGGACTATCGTGTGATGGATACGACCGAATACAGAGGGGACCTCTTTAGTTTCGGAATCAATGTAAGAATTCCCGTTTGGTCCGCTCTCAAATGGCAAAGTATTACGGGTCAGTATGAAAGAGAAGCGGACGCCGGAAAAGAATCTGCGGAAAAAGTCAAGAGTCAGGTGATCTCGGAGTTACATCGTAACGTTGAACTCATTCGCGGTTACGAAAAACAAATCGAAATTCTTCAAAAAAAATTGATTCCGGAATTGGAAAGAGTGGTCCGCGCCAACGCATCCTTGTATGTCCCGGGAAAGGCGAGTCCGCAGGATATTCTCATAACTCAAGTGGAAGTCATCAACGCTCAGATTCGTAAAGAGGATTTGATCGAAAGAAAAAACGAATCCATTCTAAACGTACTTCGAATCCTGAGTCAAATTTACACCGACCCGCGCGAAGGTTCCCATCTCGGTCACGAAAACAAAGGAGCCCGTCTATGA
- a CDS encoding efflux RND transporter periplasmic adaptor subunit has translation MKFPFRLTISIFLLSVFVWNCTKEKEIYYCPMHPTYTSDRPGTCPICNMDLVKKDHEEHNSSFASGSNTMNPSDTTKKVSTPQETDSQKSKNVLEDVSSNRELFLSLEKQQSIGIKTDSVLRRNLTKKISAYSSVAYDPELYTAIIEYREMLRSREFFPDTGSSLGGQNLQIRLRQLGLSTDQIRLWTSGKRDPSELILGGKSGRSHIYSQIYESDFSSVHVGLKILFKTNVYPDTTFHGTIRSIDTILDKNTRTLRLRSEVEDKQQKLKPQMFGNLEIQIPLKQTLSVPTSSILDTGAYKIVYVQTGPDRFLATSVKTGLNIGDWTEIKEGLKEGERVVSESTFLIDSEARIRFGSALHTH, from the coding sequence ATGAAATTCCCGTTTCGTCTAACAATCTCTATTTTTCTGCTTTCGGTTTTTGTTTGGAATTGTACAAAGGAAAAGGAAATTTATTATTGCCCGATGCATCCGACCTATACTTCCGATCGTCCGGGTACCTGTCCGATCTGCAATATGGATCTCGTAAAAAAAGATCACGAAGAACACAATTCAAGTTTTGCCTCGGGATCGAATACGATGAATCCTTCGGATACGACGAAAAAGGTTTCCACTCCTCAAGAAACCGATTCCCAGAAATCAAAGAACGTTTTGGAGGATGTTTCTTCCAACCGGGAACTTTTTCTTTCCTTGGAAAAACAACAGTCGATAGGAATCAAAACGGATTCTGTGCTGAGGCGCAATCTTACAAAAAAAATTTCGGCCTATTCTTCGGTTGCTTATGATCCGGAATTGTATACGGCTATAATCGAATATCGGGAAATGCTCCGTTCTCGTGAATTTTTCCCCGATACCGGATCCTCACTCGGAGGTCAGAATCTTCAGATTCGTTTGAGACAGTTGGGGCTTTCCACGGATCAAATCCGACTTTGGACCTCAGGTAAAAGAGATCCTTCCGAACTCATCTTGGGGGGGAAGTCGGGACGATCTCATATCTATTCTCAAATCTATGAATCCGATTTTTCTTCGGTTCATGTCGGTTTAAAAATTTTATTCAAAACCAACGTCTATCCGGATACAACTTTTCACGGAACGATTCGAAGTATAGATACAATCCTGGATAAAAACACCCGAACCCTTCGTCTGCGAAGCGAGGTCGAGGATAAACAACAAAAACTCAAACCTCAGATGTTCGGGAATTTGGAAATTCAAATTCCTCTAAAACAAACTCTGAGCGTGCCGACTTCCTCGATTCTGGATACCGGTGCCTATAAGATCGTTTACGTACAAACCGGACCGGATCGTTTTTTGGCGACTTCCGTGAAAACCGGTTTAAACATCGGAGACTGGACTGAAATCAAGGAAGGGCTGAAAGAAGGGGAAAGAGTTGTCTCCGAGTCCACTTTCCTGATCGACTCTGAAGCAAGGATCCGTTTCGGCTCCGCCCTACATACTCACTGA
- a CDS encoding efflux RND transporter permease subunit: MIQNIIRFSVNHKFLILLITIGLLLGSVVSLKNIPLDAIPDLSDTQVIVYSRWDRSPDILEDQVTYPIITSLLGAPKIKAVRGFSDFGYSYVYVIFQDGTDIYWARSRVLEYLTRIQSNLPAGVKVELGPDASSVGWVYQYALSDTTGNSSLSDLRTFQDFKLRYLLNAVPGVSEVASIGGFKKQYQITLQPNDLRSYNIDFETLVRKIRESNQETGGRLVELSGAEFMVRGRGYLSSLEDIENISLGSDLNGTPILVKNVATVSLGPDIRRGIVDLNGEGDVVAGTIVMRHGENALNVIERLKTKIESIRKNLPSGTELITTYDRSELIQNAISTLRWKLIEEMLIVSAVILLFLWHFPSAIIPILTIPISVLITFIPMYLLDINANLMSLSGMAISIGVLVDGAIVEVENAYKKLEEWETSGRIGDYHQVRLEALLEVGPSVFFSLLVIAVAFFPVFALVDQEGRLFKPLAYSKNIAMAVAALLAITLDPAFRMLFTRMDPFVFKNALLSKLATGLLVGKYYPEEKHPVSKILFRFYGPACRWVLHNPKKTIFAGFVLVILTIPVYLSLGSEFMPPLDEESLLYMPTTLPGIGVAEAQKLMTAMDQKLKSVPEVKKVFGKSGRSETATDSAPFSMMETVILLHPKEEWRKADRFYSSWPRILQWPFFPFTSERITKEELVKILNEQMQFPGATNAWTMPIKARIDMLSTGMRTPIGIKVLGASLEEIEKIGIQVESILKTVPETRSAFAERTTGGYYLDVEFKRPSLARYNISVDSAQQIVVSAIGGESITQTIEGRERFSVNLRYPRELRDSVEKMKSILVPTSIFGHIPLNEIAEIRVKTGPSMIRDENGFLAGYVYVDPSTTDIGGYVDRAKIIVSQKVPLPSGYSIEWSGQYENMLRVRERMKYVLPLTIFIIFLLLYANTKSYAKTLIILLAVPFSLIGAIGLLYVLDYHISVAVWVGMIALMGLDAETGVFMLLYLDLSFEDARKKGRLRNPEEWIDAVLHGAVHRVRPKIMTVLAAMMGLMPILWSHSTGSDLMKRIAAPMVGGLVTSFILELLVYPPIYLLWKQGELFSLLKFRNQAQ, from the coding sequence ATGATTCAGAATATAATTCGTTTTTCAGTAAATCATAAATTTCTAATTCTTTTGATTACGATCGGACTACTTCTTGGATCCGTCGTTTCCTTAAAGAATATTCCCCTGGACGCGATTCCGGATCTTTCCGATACTCAGGTGATCGTCTATTCCCGTTGGGATCGAAGCCCGGACATCTTAGAAGACCAAGTAACTTATCCGATCATCACTTCTCTTTTGGGAGCTCCTAAAATCAAAGCGGTTCGCGGCTTTTCCGATTTCGGTTATTCCTATGTCTATGTGATCTTTCAGGATGGAACTGATATCTATTGGGCAAGATCCAGAGTTCTCGAGTATCTAACGAGAATTCAATCCAATCTTCCCGCTGGAGTGAAGGTAGAATTGGGTCCGGACGCGAGTTCGGTCGGTTGGGTCTATCAGTATGCTCTTTCGGATACTACCGGAAATTCTTCTCTTTCCGATCTAAGAACCTTTCAGGACTTTAAACTCAGATATTTGCTCAACGCGGTGCCTGGAGTTTCCGAAGTTGCTTCGATCGGAGGTTTTAAAAAACAGTACCAGATCACTCTACAACCAAACGATTTACGTTCCTATAATATAGATTTCGAAACCTTGGTTCGAAAAATCCGGGAAAGTAACCAAGAAACCGGGGGAAGGCTCGTCGAACTTTCCGGGGCTGAATTTATGGTTCGCGGAAGGGGTTATCTTTCTTCCTTGGAAGACATCGAAAATATATCATTAGGAAGCGATCTCAATGGAACACCGATCCTTGTAAAAAACGTAGCTACCGTTTCCTTGGGTCCTGATATCAGAAGAGGAATCGTGGATCTTAACGGAGAAGGTGATGTCGTCGCCGGAACTATCGTAATGCGACACGGTGAAAACGCGTTAAACGTCATCGAACGTCTCAAAACAAAAATAGAATCGATTCGAAAAAATCTGCCGAGTGGAACGGAATTAATAACCACCTACGATCGATCGGAGTTGATTCAAAACGCGATTTCCACGCTTCGATGGAAGCTGATCGAAGAGATGTTGATCGTATCTGCTGTGATTCTTTTGTTTCTCTGGCATTTTCCATCCGCGATCATTCCGATTCTTACGATTCCGATCAGCGTTTTGATCACTTTTATTCCGATGTATCTATTGGATATCAACGCCAATCTCATGTCCCTTTCCGGAATGGCGATTTCCATCGGAGTTCTTGTGGACGGGGCCATTGTAGAGGTCGAAAACGCGTATAAGAAATTAGAAGAATGGGAAACTTCGGGAAGGATCGGAGATTATCACCAAGTCCGATTGGAAGCGCTCTTGGAAGTCGGCCCGTCCGTTTTCTTTTCCTTACTCGTCATAGCGGTCGCATTTTTCCCCGTATTCGCGCTTGTCGATCAGGAAGGAAGGTTATTTAAACCTTTGGCATATTCAAAAAACATTGCAATGGCGGTCGCCGCGTTGCTCGCGATTACACTCGACCCCGCGTTTCGGATGCTTTTTACTAGGATGGATCCTTTTGTATTCAAAAACGCACTCCTATCCAAACTCGCAACAGGCCTTTTGGTAGGTAAATATTATCCCGAGGAAAAACATCCGGTCAGTAAAATTCTTTTCCGATTTTATGGACCTGCCTGTCGTTGGGTTTTACACAATCCCAAAAAGACAATTTTCGCCGGGTTCGTTTTAGTGATCCTTACCATTCCGGTGTATCTGAGCCTGGGATCAGAGTTTATGCCACCTCTGGATGAAGAATCCCTTTTGTATATGCCGACTACGTTACCCGGAATCGGAGTCGCCGAAGCCCAAAAACTAATGACTGCGATGGATCAAAAACTCAAATCCGTTCCCGAAGTCAAAAAGGTTTTTGGAAAATCGGGGCGATCCGAGACCGCGACAGATTCGGCTCCATTCTCCATGATGGAAACCGTAATTCTTCTACATCCAAAAGAAGAATGGAGAAAAGCGGATCGATTTTATTCCTCTTGGCCTCGAATATTGCAATGGCCCTTTTTTCCATTTACATCGGAAAGGATCACCAAAGAAGAATTGGTAAAAATTCTCAACGAGCAGATGCAATTTCCCGGAGCGACTAACGCATGGACGATGCCGATCAAAGCGAGGATCGACATGCTCAGCACCGGAATGCGTACTCCGATTGGAATCAAAGTTTTAGGGGCCTCTTTGGAGGAAATCGAAAAGATCGGAATTCAGGTCGAATCAATTCTCAAAACGGTTCCGGAAACACGAAGTGCATTTGCGGAAAGAACCACGGGAGGTTATTACCTCGATGTCGAATTTAAACGACCAAGTTTAGCAAGATATAATATATCTGTAGACTCCGCTCAACAGATCGTAGTATCCGCAATTGGAGGAGAATCGATCACTCAAACCATAGAAGGAAGGGAAAGATTTTCGGTAAATCTTCGTTATCCGAGAGAGTTAAGAGATTCCGTGGAAAAGATGAAATCCATACTCGTCCCAACTTCAATCTTTGGTCATATCCCGCTCAACGAGATCGCGGAGATTAGGGTCAAAACCGGTCCGTCCATGATCCGGGATGAAAACGGATTTCTCGCTGGTTACGTCTACGTAGATCCGTCCACGACGGATATTGGAGGATACGTGGATCGGGCTAAAATTATAGTTTCGCAAAAAGTCCCGCTTCCGAGCGGTTATTCCATAGAATGGAGCGGCCAGTATGAAAACATGCTCCGAGTTCGGGAAAGAATGAAGTATGTCCTTCCGCTTACGATTTTTATTATATTCTTACTTTTGTATGCGAATACGAAATCGTATGCAAAAACTTTGATCATCCTTCTCGCGGTTCCGTTTTCACTGATAGGGGCGATAGGATTGTTGTATGTCCTTGACTATCATATTTCGGTAGCGGTTTGGGTCGGAATGATCGCTCTTATGGGGTTGGATGCGGAAACGGGGGTTTTTATGCTTCTTTATCTGGATCTTTCTTTTGAAGACGCCCGGAAAAAAGGGAGGTTGCGCAATCCGGAGGAATGGATCGACGCGGTCTTGCACGGCGCCGTCCATAGAGTACGACCCAAGATTATGACAGTACTAGCGGCGATGATGGGGTTGATGCCGATCCTTTGGTCGCACAGCACGGGTTCGGATTTGATGAAACGAATCGCGGCGCCGATGGTTGGAGGTCTTGTAACGAGCTTTATCTTAGAACTGTTAGTCTATCCTCCGATCTATTTACTTTGGAAACAAGGAGAACTTTTCTCGCTTCTAAAATTTAGAAATCAGGCGCAATGA
- a CDS encoding flagellin produces the protein MIINHNISALRTNNVLKSVNKELDKTMEKLSTGQRINRAGDDALGFSMSEKMRTQIRGLAQAERNVMDGVSFIQVTEGTLEQVNNILQRLRELSIQTSNGIYSNDDRKLVQLEVDQLIEEVDRIGKSAEFNRIKPLSGDHSKQSNKPIQLQVGPNQNEKLDVFIDSMNATGLQLISNGKKQALSSPASANAMIGILDNAITKVNQQRADLGAYYNRLEITSQGLQSSYVNMVAAESRVRDADMAEQIVDYTRNQILTKSGSAMLAQANMRPDQVVKLLSDRFG, from the coding sequence ATGATCATCAATCACAACATAAGCGCGCTCCGTACAAATAATGTACTCAAAAGCGTAAATAAAGAATTGGATAAAACTATGGAGAAACTCTCCACCGGTCAACGGATCAACCGTGCCGGGGACGATGCTCTTGGTTTTTCCATGTCGGAAAAGATGCGGACACAGATCCGCGGTCTCGCGCAAGCGGAGCGTAACGTGATGGACGGCGTTTCCTTTATCCAAGTGACGGAAGGAACCCTCGAACAGGTAAATAACATTCTGCAGAGACTCCGAGAACTTTCCATCCAGACATCCAATGGAATTTATTCCAATGACGATCGAAAGTTGGTGCAGTTGGAAGTGGATCAGTTGATCGAAGAAGTGGATCGGATCGGAAAATCTGCGGAATTCAACCGAATCAAACCTCTTTCCGGAGATCATTCCAAACAATCCAATAAACCGATTCAATTGCAAGTGGGGCCAAATCAAAACGAAAAACTGGATGTATTTATCGACTCCATGAATGCGACCGGTTTGCAGTTGATTTCCAACGGAAAAAAACAAGCCCTCTCTTCTCCCGCGAGCGCGAATGCGATGATTGGGATTTTGGACAACGCGATCACAAAGGTGAATCAGCAAAGGGCGGATCTTGGTGCATACTACAATCGTTTGGAAATTACATCCCAGGGATTACAGTCGAGTTATGTCAATATGGTTGCTGCGGAAAGCCGTGTAAGGGACGCGGATATGGCCGAACAGATCGTGGATTATACAAGAAACCAAATTCTTACCAAGAGCGGTTCGGCTATGCTTGCTCAAGCGAACATGAGACCTGATCAGGTCGTAAAATTGTTGAGTGACAGATTCGGCTGA